From the genome of Pelomonas sp. SE-A7, one region includes:
- a CDS encoding DedA family protein: protein MDFIALLIDFVVHVDKHLATFVAAHGAWIYALLFLIIFIETGVVVMPFLPGDSLLFIVGAMCGTGLLDLGLSIALMLTAAIAGNQSNYAIGRYFGPKVFQWEDSRFFNRKAFNQAHEFYERYGGITIVIARFMPFVRTFAPFVAGVAQMTRSKFTFYDITGGALWVVGITLAGYLFGNVPWVQANLEKIIWAMIILPGLIAIGGGLRSKLRRHNKETA from the coding sequence ATGGATTTCATCGCGCTGCTGATCGACTTCGTCGTCCATGTGGACAAGCATCTCGCCACCTTCGTGGCCGCTCACGGCGCCTGGATTTATGCGCTGCTGTTCCTGATCATCTTCATCGAGACCGGCGTGGTGGTCATGCCCTTTCTGCCGGGCGACTCGCTGCTCTTCATCGTCGGTGCCATGTGCGGCACCGGCCTGCTGGACCTGGGCCTGTCGATAGCGCTGATGCTCACGGCCGCGATTGCCGGCAACCAGAGCAACTACGCCATAGGCCGCTACTTCGGCCCCAAGGTCTTCCAGTGGGAGGACTCGCGCTTCTTCAACCGCAAGGCGTTCAACCAGGCGCATGAGTTCTATGAGCGCTATGGCGGCATCACCATCGTGATCGCGCGCTTCATGCCCTTCGTGCGGACCTTCGCCCCCTTTGTGGCCGGCGTGGCGCAGATGACGCGCAGCAAGTTCACCTTCTACGACATCACCGGCGGCGCGCTGTGGGTGGTGGGCATTACCTTGGCCGGTTACCTGTTCGGCAACGTACCCTGGGTGCAGGCCAATCTGGAAAAAATCATCTGGGCCATGATCATCCTCCCCGGCCTGATCGCGATAGGCGGTGGCTTGAGATCCAAGCTGCGCCGCCACAACAAGGAGACTGCATGA